GGTGCTCGCGCCAGCCCTGCCAGATCAACCACGCCCCGCCGATCTCAAGGAGCGCGGCCAGCGCGAACAGGATGATGGAGCGGATGATCGTCACGCCGGAAAGCCTAGATCGCTCACCGGGCGGTACTGCAGGAGCAGTCTCCGCCCGCGCAGCCGGTGGTGTGGGTGCGGCGGTGGGCCCACCACCAAGCCAGGCCGGTGACCGCGGCCAGGGCCAGGGCGATGCCGGGCATGATCTGCCCGAGGACCGCCCAGCCCGCACCGCCGAGCAGCCCCGCGGCCAGCAGCAGCGGGATGAGGCAGCAAAGGGCGCAGGCCAGGCCGGTAAGTCCGGTGAGGCTGCTGGGCAGCAGGCGGCGAAGCGGGCTCATGGGGTGGGTCCTTTGCGGTCGCGGTCGGCGAAGGGCAGGGGGCAGCAGTCGGTGGTGGCGCAGGTGGCCAGGTCGTCGCAGCCGGCGGCCAGGGCCGCGCGCAGGCCGGCGGCTATGGTCTGCAGGTCGGCGATCTTCGTCTCGATCTCGGCCAGCTTGTCGGCGGCGCGTTTCTGCAGGCCGGCGTCGCGGCGGCGGCCGTGGCGGTGGGTGCCGAGGTCGACGAGTTCGGCGACCTCGTCGAGGGTGAACCCGAGCCGCTGCGCGGTCTTGATCACCCGCAGGACGGTCAGCGCCTCGGCGGGGTAGAGGCGGTGGCCGCCGGGGCTGCGCACCGGTTCGGCCAGCAGGCCTCGGCGTTCGTAGTAGCGCAGCGTCTGCTGGTTGACCCCGGCCGCCTCGGCCAGCTCGCCGCTGCGCAGCGGACCGTTCACCTGGCGCCGCCGACGACGGTCGCGCGCTCGGCGATGGCGTCGAGCACGTCGACGTGCACGGCAGGCACCTCGATGTCCAGCCGCAGCCGTCCGGGTCCGTCGACGATGACGGTGAACGTGAAGAACGAGCAGCACTCGCTCTCCCGGGCGGCCAGGCCGATCACCTCGGCGGCTACGTCGGGGCCGCCGGACAGCAGCAGGCGCAGGTGCCGGTCGGTCACCCGATCGCCAGGCCCGGTGGCACGCGCGAACAACGCGTCGAACTCGGCAAGCCGGAACGGCCGCTCGGCGGTGGGCAGGGTGCAGGCCTGCGGCACCCAGGCCGGTGGTGAGGTTTGGTCAGCCATGACCCCACGGTAAGCCTGTACCTTGGT
The Catellatospora sp. IY07-71 DNA segment above includes these coding regions:
- a CDS encoding MerR family transcriptional regulator: MNGPLRSGELAEAAGVNQQTLRYYERRGLLAEPVRSPGGHRLYPAEALTVLRVIKTAQRLGFTLDEVAELVDLGTHRHGRRRDAGLQKRAADKLAEIETKIADLQTIAAGLRAALAAGCDDLATCATTDCCPLPFADRDRKGPTP